In Ostrea edulis chromosome 4, xbOstEdul1.1, whole genome shotgun sequence, a single window of DNA contains:
- the LOC125670822 gene encoding peroxisomal membrane protein PEX13-like isoform X2, with the protein MAAPPKPWENAGINYQNSGSLPVNSMSGFPGNAGSLPPCCAPSASGGNAPPPVPSRPVQNSMGSRFSSPYGGYSSLSPYSSYGMSGSGYGGYSPYSGYGSMGYGYGGMGGYNRMGYGDDYGQNNIARLAEESSRPAFQSIESIVNAFTSVSMMLDSTFQAMYNSFRAVVGVADNFTRLKSQIGQVLSAFAVFRFLKYLYRKLLVLLRLRPQGYAEEAWVKASDVFGQLPDDGGAPKKSTWPIMLFFGVIMGGPWLIWKMISSLSGPSVVAWASGEDDHFVARAEHDFNGSGEEELSFKSGQLIKVAPKEIQPRMRGWLLASVDGKKVGIIPANYVKVLGKKRGAKTQTQSVPGGVSGPTTVPPLTTGNSASAPDLLSETKSCCKKSCGQSSNEQLKTVASAPGMENGNSIGMEDNSSFANLEGAFLSDSSLQNRGNSEPENMNAEDILNATDDKVMN; encoded by the exons ATGGCTGCACCCCCGAAACCATGGGAAAATGCAGGGAtaaactatcaaaattcaggGAGTTTGCCTGTAAATAGCATGTCAGG TTTCCCAGGAAATGCAGGCAGCTTGCCCCCATGTTGTGCCCCAAGTGCATCGGGGGGAAATGCCCCTCCCCCAGTACCCTCACGACCGGTACAAAATTCCATGGGGAGTCGCTTCTCCTCACCATATGGTGGATATAGCAGCCTCTCTCCATACAGCAGCTATGGAATGTCCGGTAGTGGATACGGTGGATACAGTCCATACAGTGGATATGGATCCATGGGTTATGGATATGGTGGGATGGGGGGATACAACAGAATGGGTTATGGTGATGATTATGGACAAAATAACATAGCAAGACTAGCTGAGGAAAGTTCTAGGCCTGCATTCCAGTCCATTGAAAGTATTGTTAATGCATTCACTTCAGTTAGTATGATGCTAGATTCCACGTTTCAAGCAATGTACAACTCATTCCGAGCTGTTGTGGGGGTGGCTGACAATTTCACTCGCCTCAAGTCTCAGATTGGTCAAGTGTTGTCAGCTTTTGCAGTATTTAGGTTCTTGAAATATCTGTATCGTAAATTATTGGTGCTACTAAGATTACGCCCCCAAGGATACGCTGAAGAAGCATGGGTTAAAGCATCTGATGTATTCGGTCAACTTCCTGACGATGGGGGGGCACCTAAAAAGAGCACCTGGCCTATTATGCTTTTCTTTGGAGTCATCATGGGAGGACCCTGGCTAATCTGGAAGATGATTTCTAGTTTGAGTGGACCATCTG TAGTAGCATGGGCATCTGGCGAAGATGACCACTTTGTGGCCAGAGCAGAGCATGACTTCAATGGGAGTGGAGAAGAAGAGCTTAGTTTCAAATCAGGACAGCTTATCAAAGTAGCCCCAAAAG AAATTCAACCCAGGATGAGAGGATGGCTGTTAGCATCTGTAGATGGGAAGAAAGTGGGAATCATCCCAGCAAATTATGTCAAGGTGTTGGGAAAAAAGAGGGGTGCAAAAACCCAAACACAATCTGTCCCAGGAGGTGTCAGTGGCCCAACAACAGTCCCCCCACTGACCACAGGAAACAGTGCCTCTGCACCCGATCTGTTGTCCGAGACCAAATCCTGCTGTAAAAAGTCATGTGGTCAGTCATCAAACGAACAGTTAAAAACAGTGGCAAGTGCCCCTGGCATGGAAAATGGTAATTCCATTGGAATGGAAGATAATTCTTCATTTGCAAATTTAGAGGGTGCTTTTTTAAGCGATTCTAGTTTGCAAAACAGAGGTAACAGTGAACCAGAAAATATGAATGCAGAGGACATTTTGAATGCCACGGATGACAAGGTTatgaactga
- the LOC125670822 gene encoding peroxisomal membrane protein PEX13-like isoform X1 produces the protein MAAPPKPWENAGINYQNSGSLPVNSMSGSFPGNAGSLPPCCAPSASGGNAPPPVPSRPVQNSMGSRFSSPYGGYSSLSPYSSYGMSGSGYGGYSPYSGYGSMGYGYGGMGGYNRMGYGDDYGQNNIARLAEESSRPAFQSIESIVNAFTSVSMMLDSTFQAMYNSFRAVVGVADNFTRLKSQIGQVLSAFAVFRFLKYLYRKLLVLLRLRPQGYAEEAWVKASDVFGQLPDDGGAPKKSTWPIMLFFGVIMGGPWLIWKMISSLSGPSVVAWASGEDDHFVARAEHDFNGSGEEELSFKSGQLIKVAPKEIQPRMRGWLLASVDGKKVGIIPANYVKVLGKKRGAKTQTQSVPGGVSGPTTVPPLTTGNSASAPDLLSETKSCCKKSCGQSSNEQLKTVASAPGMENGNSIGMEDNSSFANLEGAFLSDSSLQNRGNSEPENMNAEDILNATDDKVMN, from the exons ATGGCTGCACCCCCGAAACCATGGGAAAATGCAGGGAtaaactatcaaaattcaggGAGTTTGCCTGTAAATAGCATGTCAGG CAGTTTCCCAGGAAATGCAGGCAGCTTGCCCCCATGTTGTGCCCCAAGTGCATCGGGGGGAAATGCCCCTCCCCCAGTACCCTCACGACCGGTACAAAATTCCATGGGGAGTCGCTTCTCCTCACCATATGGTGGATATAGCAGCCTCTCTCCATACAGCAGCTATGGAATGTCCGGTAGTGGATACGGTGGATACAGTCCATACAGTGGATATGGATCCATGGGTTATGGATATGGTGGGATGGGGGGATACAACAGAATGGGTTATGGTGATGATTATGGACAAAATAACATAGCAAGACTAGCTGAGGAAAGTTCTAGGCCTGCATTCCAGTCCATTGAAAGTATTGTTAATGCATTCACTTCAGTTAGTATGATGCTAGATTCCACGTTTCAAGCAATGTACAACTCATTCCGAGCTGTTGTGGGGGTGGCTGACAATTTCACTCGCCTCAAGTCTCAGATTGGTCAAGTGTTGTCAGCTTTTGCAGTATTTAGGTTCTTGAAATATCTGTATCGTAAATTATTGGTGCTACTAAGATTACGCCCCCAAGGATACGCTGAAGAAGCATGGGTTAAAGCATCTGATGTATTCGGTCAACTTCCTGACGATGGGGGGGCACCTAAAAAGAGCACCTGGCCTATTATGCTTTTCTTTGGAGTCATCATGGGAGGACCCTGGCTAATCTGGAAGATGATTTCTAGTTTGAGTGGACCATCTG TAGTAGCATGGGCATCTGGCGAAGATGACCACTTTGTGGCCAGAGCAGAGCATGACTTCAATGGGAGTGGAGAAGAAGAGCTTAGTTTCAAATCAGGACAGCTTATCAAAGTAGCCCCAAAAG AAATTCAACCCAGGATGAGAGGATGGCTGTTAGCATCTGTAGATGGGAAGAAAGTGGGAATCATCCCAGCAAATTATGTCAAGGTGTTGGGAAAAAAGAGGGGTGCAAAAACCCAAACACAATCTGTCCCAGGAGGTGTCAGTGGCCCAACAACAGTCCCCCCACTGACCACAGGAAACAGTGCCTCTGCACCCGATCTGTTGTCCGAGACCAAATCCTGCTGTAAAAAGTCATGTGGTCAGTCATCAAACGAACAGTTAAAAACAGTGGCAAGTGCCCCTGGCATGGAAAATGGTAATTCCATTGGAATGGAAGATAATTCTTCATTTGCAAATTTAGAGGGTGCTTTTTTAAGCGATTCTAGTTTGCAAAACAGAGGTAACAGTGAACCAGAAAATATGAATGCAGAGGACATTTTGAATGCCACGGATGACAAGGTTatgaactga